In the genome of Candidatus Kuenenbacteria bacterium HGW-Kuenenbacteria-1, one region contains:
- the atpH gene encoding ATP synthase F1 subunit delta yields the protein MSPTLKQYVIALYESLKNEKEIDQKIFNFVKVLKKNNDLKLKNKIILEFEKYWKKEQGIIDVLIKKIKPLEEEQKNKLINWITTHDLQLINKKIKEVKIKEEIDKNLIGGMILKIGDSIIDGSIKKQLKILKEKLI from the coding sequence AAAACAATACGTGATTGCATTATATGAATCTTTAAAAAATGAAAAAGAAATTGATCAAAAAATTTTTAATTTTGTAAAAGTTTTAAAAAAAAATAATGACTTAAAATTAAAAAATAAAATTATTTTAGAATTTGAAAAATATTGGAAAAAAGAACAAGGCATAATTGATGTCTTAATTAAAAAAATAAAACCATTAGAAGAAGAACAAAAAAATAAATTAATTAACTGGATAACTACACACGACTTACAATTAATAAATAAAAAAATAAAAGAAGTTAAAATAAAAGAAGAAATTGATAAAAATTTAATCGGCGGAATGATTTTAAAAATTGGAGATTCAATAATAGATGGGAGCATAAAAAAACAGTTAAAAATTTTAAAAGAAAAATTAATTTAG